In Chiroxiphia lanceolata isolate bChiLan1 chromosome 9, bChiLan1.pri, whole genome shotgun sequence, one DNA window encodes the following:
- the EFCAB7 gene encoding EF-hand calcium-binding domain-containing protein 7 isoform X1, with the protein MASSPRNNASLSVQKATHVENSQGKKSQHTEEANFYMNCRAAYLTVLKSSLENIKSREQLSLVLQQAGRNPSQKTINKYWTSQTTALNFDDFCAILKQEKPVTKTELLEAFGKIDTDKTGYILHDELYKILTTRGDKMTWDEVNAITKQADFNCSGKLDYSKFCELYLTTREQSCRTARERLEVDRRLRQQQFGNQAETSSEGIPLPVPKPSPRTSKKTDPRLPKGDSRAPSRPSSAQSGKASTCPAVSVGSSSNRSTKLIEPDTVKEWQCAQSKGCFYLEEDGEIISHKYRVHFPQRSSVCVTIKPLNVPQVEGRSCHWLSVDTALFILKENETQESLQLVSFTEVQNKEMFGWKGELGSGNYWLLPFTTGCRLRKEKTQVTGEAKLVYRDEDGELTFTKDFRAALLDIFETIDLDGNGLLSLEEYNFFELRTSGEKCDEEAWAVCKENFEMKKNELTRQGFLDLNLMEAMDREGDPSDLWVTLLSLGYNKALEMTEACPFVIDVYAERCKPRIKAMYLEAGGSQLSRAVCKAVVNKGEPKVLDGSENIVVHTYKSGRRITSVIENKSENKVIIHVNNEQSKNCLNNRGLTVFAVEVAPKSMMVCQHVVPLNEQEEWIYNCVHSLVR; encoded by the exons ATGGCCAGCAGTCCCAGGAATAACGCTTCCCTCTCTGTTCAGAAAGCCACACACGTGGAAAATTCCCAAGGGAAGAAGTCCCAGCATACAGAAGAAGCAAACTTCTACAtgaactgcagagcagcttATCTGACTGTTCTGAAAAGCAGCTTGGAAAATATCAAATCCAGAGAACAGCTCAGCCTAG TACTTCAACAGGCTGGAAGAAATCCATCTCAGAAGACCATTAATAAATATTGGACTTCACAAACAACTGCACTGAATTTTGATGATTTTTgtgctattttaaaacaagaaaagccAGTTACAAAAACTGAGCTGCTCgaagcatttggaaaaataGACACAGATAAAACTGGATATATTTTACATGATGAACTCTATAAAATCCTTACAACA aGAGGTGATAAAATGACTTGGGATGAAGTGAATGCAATTACTAAACAGGCTGATTTTAACTGCAGTGGCAAACTTGATTACAGCAAG tttTGTGAGTTGTACCTGACcaccagggagcagagctgcaggactgCCCGGGAGAGGCTGGAAGTTGACAGaaggctgaggcagcagcagtttgggaatCAGGCTGAAACTTCCTCTGAAGGGATCCCACTGCCAGTGCCAAAACCATCGCCCAGAACCTCCAAGAAAACTGATCCCAGACTACCAAAAG GTGACAGCAGAGCTCCTTCAAGGCCCTCATCAGCCCAAAGTGGCAAAGCTTCCACTTGTCCCGCTGTCAGTGTGGGTTCCAGCAGCAACAGGAGCACAAAGCTAATTGAGCCCGACACAGTGAAG GAATGGCAATGTGCACAATCCAAAGGCTGCTTCTACTTGGAAGAAGATGGTGAAATCATCAGTCACAAGTACAGGGTGCACTTCCCTCAGAGGTCCTCAGTTTGTGTCACCATCAAGCCTTTAAATGTTCCCCAGGTAGAAG gaagATCTTGTCACTGGTTGTCAGTGGATACAGCTTTATTTATTCTGAAGGAGAACGAAACCCAAGAGAGTCTACAGCTTGTGAGCTTTACTGAAGTACAAAACAAAGAG ATGTTTGGCTGGAAAGGGGAGCTTGGATCTGGGAATTACTGGCTGCTCCCCTTCACAACAGGCTgcaggctgaggaaggagaaaacacaaGTTACAGGAGAAGCAAAATTGGTGTATAGGGATGAAGATGGAGAGCTGACCTTCACCAAAGACTTCAG agCTGCTTTACTGGATATATTTGAAACAATAGATTTGGATGGGAATGGCCTCCTGAGTCTGGAGGAATACAACTTCTTTGAACTGAGAACTAGTGGAGAGAAGTGTGATGAGGAAGCATGGGCTGTGTGTAAAG AGAATTTTGAGATGAAGAAGAATGAACTGACGAGACAAGGATTCCTGGATTTGAATCTCATGGAAGCCATGGACCGGGAAGGGGATCCCAGTGACCTCTGGGTCACTCTGTTGTCCCTGGGCTACAACAAGGCCTTAGAAATGACAGAG GCCTGTCCCTTTGTCATTGACGTCTATGCAGAGAGATGCAAACCCCGAATCAAAGCCATGTATCTGGAGGCAGGgggctcccagctcagcagggctgtTTGCAAGGCTGTGGTGAATAAAGGAGAGCCCAAAGTACTGGATGGCTCTGAGAACATCGTGGTCCACACCTACAAATCAGGCAGGAGAATCACTTCTGTTATTGAAAATAAG TCTGAAAACAAAGTGATTATTCATGTCAACAATGAGCAGAGTAAGAACTGCCTAAATAACAGGGGACTTACAGTTTTTGCTGTAGAAGTGGCACCAAAATCCATGATG GTCTGTCAGCACGTGGTGCCCCTGAACGAGCAGGAGGAGTGGATTTATAACTGTGTGCACTCCCTTGTACGTTAA
- the EFCAB7 gene encoding EF-hand calcium-binding domain-containing protein 7 isoform X3, whose amino-acid sequence MASSPRNNASLSVQKATHVENSQGKKSQHTEEANFYMNCRAAYLTVLKSSLENIKSREQLSLVLQQAGRNPSQKTINKYWTSQTTALNFDDFCAILKQEKPVTKTELLEAFGKIDTDKTGYILHDELYKILTTRGDKMTWDEVNAITKQADFNCSGKLDYSKFCELYLTTREQSCRTARERLEVDRRLRQQQFGNQAETSSEGIPLPVPKPSPRTSKKTDPRLPKGDSRAPSRPSSAQSGKASTCPAVSVGSSSNRSTKLIEPDTVKEWQCAQSKGCFYLEEDGEIISHKYRVHFPQRSSVCVTIKPLNVPQVEGRSCHWLSVDTALFILKENETQESLQLVSFTEVQNKEMFGWKGELGSGNYWLLPFTTGCRLRKEKTQVTGEAKLVYRDEDGELTFTKDFRAALLDIFETIDLDGNGLLSLEEYNFFELRTSGEKCDEEAWAVCKENFEMKKNELTRQGFLDLNLMEAMDREGDPSDLWVTLLSLGYNKALEMTEACPFVIDVYAERCKPRIKAMYLEAGGSQLSRAVCKAVVNKGEPKVLDGSENIVVHTYKSGRRITSVIENKSENKVIIHVNNEQSKNCLNNRGLTVFAVEVAPKSMMLPFVDLLS is encoded by the exons ATGGCCAGCAGTCCCAGGAATAACGCTTCCCTCTCTGTTCAGAAAGCCACACACGTGGAAAATTCCCAAGGGAAGAAGTCCCAGCATACAGAAGAAGCAAACTTCTACAtgaactgcagagcagcttATCTGACTGTTCTGAAAAGCAGCTTGGAAAATATCAAATCCAGAGAACAGCTCAGCCTAG TACTTCAACAGGCTGGAAGAAATCCATCTCAGAAGACCATTAATAAATATTGGACTTCACAAACAACTGCACTGAATTTTGATGATTTTTgtgctattttaaaacaagaaaagccAGTTACAAAAACTGAGCTGCTCgaagcatttggaaaaataGACACAGATAAAACTGGATATATTTTACATGATGAACTCTATAAAATCCTTACAACA aGAGGTGATAAAATGACTTGGGATGAAGTGAATGCAATTACTAAACAGGCTGATTTTAACTGCAGTGGCAAACTTGATTACAGCAAG tttTGTGAGTTGTACCTGACcaccagggagcagagctgcaggactgCCCGGGAGAGGCTGGAAGTTGACAGaaggctgaggcagcagcagtttgggaatCAGGCTGAAACTTCCTCTGAAGGGATCCCACTGCCAGTGCCAAAACCATCGCCCAGAACCTCCAAGAAAACTGATCCCAGACTACCAAAAG GTGACAGCAGAGCTCCTTCAAGGCCCTCATCAGCCCAAAGTGGCAAAGCTTCCACTTGTCCCGCTGTCAGTGTGGGTTCCAGCAGCAACAGGAGCACAAAGCTAATTGAGCCCGACACAGTGAAG GAATGGCAATGTGCACAATCCAAAGGCTGCTTCTACTTGGAAGAAGATGGTGAAATCATCAGTCACAAGTACAGGGTGCACTTCCCTCAGAGGTCCTCAGTTTGTGTCACCATCAAGCCTTTAAATGTTCCCCAGGTAGAAG gaagATCTTGTCACTGGTTGTCAGTGGATACAGCTTTATTTATTCTGAAGGAGAACGAAACCCAAGAGAGTCTACAGCTTGTGAGCTTTACTGAAGTACAAAACAAAGAG ATGTTTGGCTGGAAAGGGGAGCTTGGATCTGGGAATTACTGGCTGCTCCCCTTCACAACAGGCTgcaggctgaggaaggagaaaacacaaGTTACAGGAGAAGCAAAATTGGTGTATAGGGATGAAGATGGAGAGCTGACCTTCACCAAAGACTTCAG agCTGCTTTACTGGATATATTTGAAACAATAGATTTGGATGGGAATGGCCTCCTGAGTCTGGAGGAATACAACTTCTTTGAACTGAGAACTAGTGGAGAGAAGTGTGATGAGGAAGCATGGGCTGTGTGTAAAG AGAATTTTGAGATGAAGAAGAATGAACTGACGAGACAAGGATTCCTGGATTTGAATCTCATGGAAGCCATGGACCGGGAAGGGGATCCCAGTGACCTCTGGGTCACTCTGTTGTCCCTGGGCTACAACAAGGCCTTAGAAATGACAGAG GCCTGTCCCTTTGTCATTGACGTCTATGCAGAGAGATGCAAACCCCGAATCAAAGCCATGTATCTGGAGGCAGGgggctcccagctcagcagggctgtTTGCAAGGCTGTGGTGAATAAAGGAGAGCCCAAAGTACTGGATGGCTCTGAGAACATCGTGGTCCACACCTACAAATCAGGCAGGAGAATCACTTCTGTTATTGAAAATAAG TCTGAAAACAAAGTGATTATTCATGTCAACAATGAGCAGAGTAAGAACTGCCTAAATAACAGGGGACTTACAGTTTTTGCTGTAGAAGTGGCACCAAAATCCATGATG CTTCCTTTTGTAGATCTTTTATCATGA
- the EFCAB7 gene encoding EF-hand calcium-binding domain-containing protein 7 isoform X2 encodes MASSPRNNASLSVQKATHVENSQGKKSQHTEEANFYMNCRAAYLTVLKSSLENIKSREQLSLVLQQAGRNPSQKTINKYWTSQTTALNFDDFCAILKQEKPVTKTELLEAFGKIDTDKTGYILHDELYKILTTRGDKMTWDEVNAITKQADFNCSGKLDYSKFCELYLTTREQSCRTARERLEVDRRLRQQQFGNQAETSSEGIPLPVPKPSPRTSKKTDPRLPKGDSRAPSRPSSAQSGKASTCPAVSVGSSSNRSTKLIEPDTVKEWQCAQSKGCFYLEEDGEIISHKYRVHFPQRSSVCVTIKPLNVPQVEGRSCHWLSVDTALFILKENETQESLQLVSFTEVQNKEMFGWKGELGSGNYWLLPFTTGCRLRKEKTQVTGEAKLVYRDEDGELTFTKDFRAALLDIFETIDLDGNGLLSLEEYNFFELRTSGEKCDEEAWAVCKENFEMKKNELTRQGFLDLNLMEAMDREGDPSDLWVTLLSLGYNKALEMTEACPFVIDVYAERCKPRIKAMYLEAGGSQLSRAVCKAVVNKGEPKVLDGSENIVVHTYKSGRRITSVIENKSENKVIIHVNNEQSKNCLNNRGLTVFAVEVAPKSMMVCQHVVPLNEQEEWIYNCVHSLGS; translated from the exons ATGGCCAGCAGTCCCAGGAATAACGCTTCCCTCTCTGTTCAGAAAGCCACACACGTGGAAAATTCCCAAGGGAAGAAGTCCCAGCATACAGAAGAAGCAAACTTCTACAtgaactgcagagcagcttATCTGACTGTTCTGAAAAGCAGCTTGGAAAATATCAAATCCAGAGAACAGCTCAGCCTAG TACTTCAACAGGCTGGAAGAAATCCATCTCAGAAGACCATTAATAAATATTGGACTTCACAAACAACTGCACTGAATTTTGATGATTTTTgtgctattttaaaacaagaaaagccAGTTACAAAAACTGAGCTGCTCgaagcatttggaaaaataGACACAGATAAAACTGGATATATTTTACATGATGAACTCTATAAAATCCTTACAACA aGAGGTGATAAAATGACTTGGGATGAAGTGAATGCAATTACTAAACAGGCTGATTTTAACTGCAGTGGCAAACTTGATTACAGCAAG tttTGTGAGTTGTACCTGACcaccagggagcagagctgcaggactgCCCGGGAGAGGCTGGAAGTTGACAGaaggctgaggcagcagcagtttgggaatCAGGCTGAAACTTCCTCTGAAGGGATCCCACTGCCAGTGCCAAAACCATCGCCCAGAACCTCCAAGAAAACTGATCCCAGACTACCAAAAG GTGACAGCAGAGCTCCTTCAAGGCCCTCATCAGCCCAAAGTGGCAAAGCTTCCACTTGTCCCGCTGTCAGTGTGGGTTCCAGCAGCAACAGGAGCACAAAGCTAATTGAGCCCGACACAGTGAAG GAATGGCAATGTGCACAATCCAAAGGCTGCTTCTACTTGGAAGAAGATGGTGAAATCATCAGTCACAAGTACAGGGTGCACTTCCCTCAGAGGTCCTCAGTTTGTGTCACCATCAAGCCTTTAAATGTTCCCCAGGTAGAAG gaagATCTTGTCACTGGTTGTCAGTGGATACAGCTTTATTTATTCTGAAGGAGAACGAAACCCAAGAGAGTCTACAGCTTGTGAGCTTTACTGAAGTACAAAACAAAGAG ATGTTTGGCTGGAAAGGGGAGCTTGGATCTGGGAATTACTGGCTGCTCCCCTTCACAACAGGCTgcaggctgaggaaggagaaaacacaaGTTACAGGAGAAGCAAAATTGGTGTATAGGGATGAAGATGGAGAGCTGACCTTCACCAAAGACTTCAG agCTGCTTTACTGGATATATTTGAAACAATAGATTTGGATGGGAATGGCCTCCTGAGTCTGGAGGAATACAACTTCTTTGAACTGAGAACTAGTGGAGAGAAGTGTGATGAGGAAGCATGGGCTGTGTGTAAAG AGAATTTTGAGATGAAGAAGAATGAACTGACGAGACAAGGATTCCTGGATTTGAATCTCATGGAAGCCATGGACCGGGAAGGGGATCCCAGTGACCTCTGGGTCACTCTGTTGTCCCTGGGCTACAACAAGGCCTTAGAAATGACAGAG GCCTGTCCCTTTGTCATTGACGTCTATGCAGAGAGATGCAAACCCCGAATCAAAGCCATGTATCTGGAGGCAGGgggctcccagctcagcagggctgtTTGCAAGGCTGTGGTGAATAAAGGAGAGCCCAAAGTACTGGATGGCTCTGAGAACATCGTGGTCCACACCTACAAATCAGGCAGGAGAATCACTTCTGTTATTGAAAATAAG TCTGAAAACAAAGTGATTATTCATGTCAACAATGAGCAGAGTAAGAACTGCCTAAATAACAGGGGACTTACAGTTTTTGCTGTAGAAGTGGCACCAAAATCCATGATG GTCTGTCAGCACGTGGTGCCCCTGAACGAGCAGGAGGAGTGGATTTATAACTGTGTGCACTCCCTT GGTAGCTGA